The DNA region GGCCCGCGGCGCGCGGGAACTGGTGTTCGTGGGGGCGTTCGGGGGCCGCTTCGATCACGCGGCGGCGCTGATGCTGGGGGGGCTGCGGCTGGTGCGGGAGGGGCACGCCGTTACGCTGACCAGCGGGGACGAGTGGGCGTGGCCGCTGCTGCCGGGCGCGCCGCTGGTCCGGTCGCTGGAGGCCGGGGTGACCCTGAGCGTGCTGGCGGTGGCCGACCTGCGGGGCCTGACGCTGCGCGGCGTGCGCTGGCCGCTGGAAGGCGCGGACGTGCCGCTGGGCAGCGGCTGGACGGTCAGCAACGAGGTCGTGGGCGGGCCGGTGATGGCCGCGCTGGCGGGTGGGCAGGCGCTGGTCACGGCCCTGACCCCGGCAGCGCCCGGGAACCATCCTCAGGACGAACCCGTACCCTGAACGTATGACACGTCGTGGACCTGGATGCGGCTGCCTCGGTTGTGGGGGCAGTCTTCTGATCATCGCGGCCCTGCTGGGCGCCGCGTGGCTGTTCGTGCTGAAACCTGCGCAGGACTTCCTGAACGGCATGCGCACCGGCCCCGCGCAGTCGCAGACGAACCCCACGCCGGGCGGCAGCGGCGTGAACGTGCCCCAGCTTCCCGGCGGGAACGGTGGGAGCAGCGCGCCTTCCACCCCGGGCACCGTGAACGCGCCCGTCACGAAGGCGGACGTGCAGGCGTTCGTGCGGGTGCGGCGTCAGGCGGCGCAGGCGCTGGGCGGCAGCTTCACGGAGCTGCAGAACGTGTGGACGCAGATCCAGAACGGGCAGACGCCGAACCTGCTTCAGGTGTTCACCGTGCTGCGCAACACCACCGGCAGCGTGAACCAGGCCCGCGCCGCGCAAGGCGCGCAGCTGAACAAGGAGAACATGAGCGCCGAGCGGTACGCGGTGGTCCGCGCGACCGTGAACCGGGCGCTGGGCCTGCCGAACATCGATTTCGCGCAGGCGGCCGAGGCCGTGCAGCAGGGCCGGATGCCGGACCTGAACCGCACCGTGGTGGCGGCCACGCCCGAGGAACGCGCGCTGGTGGAACCCTTCCGCGCGGAGTTGCAGCAGACGGCCGCGGCGGGCCTGCTGGGCCTGTAATCCCCCTCCGATCCTCAGGCGTCCCCCAGCCGGTCACGCGGGTGGGGGACGCACTTCCTCATGGGTTTCCGGTAGGTTGGGCGGCATGACCACGCCCCCCAGCAGCGTTCCGACCGACGTTCCGTTGCCGCCGAGCACCACGCAGTCCGAGCGGCT from Deinococcus ficus includes:
- a CDS encoding thiamine diphosphokinase, which encodes MTAWILVGGRLVRTPALEALPRPALVVAADGGARHAAALGVRVDAWVGDFDSSQGVHVDAPREVHPAAKDQTDAELAARVALARGARELVFVGAFGGRFDHAAALMLGGLRLVREGHAVTLTSGDEWAWPLLPGAPLVRSLEAGVTLSVLAVADLRGLTLRGVRWPLEGADVPLGSGWTVSNEVVGGPVMAALAGGQALVTALTPAAPGNHPQDEPVP